A region of Osmerus eperlanus chromosome 9, fOsmEpe2.1, whole genome shotgun sequence DNA encodes the following proteins:
- the numb gene encoding protein numb homolog isoform X2, translated as MNKLRQSFRRKKDVYVPESSRPHQWQTDEEAVRTGKCSFAVKYLGHVEVEESRGMHICEDAVKRLKTAGKKAVRAVLWVSADGLRVVDDKTKDLILDQTIEKVSFCAPDRNFERAFSYICRDGTTRRWICHCFMAIKDSGERLSHAVGCAFAACLERKQKREKECGVTATFDANRTTFTREGSFRVTTATEAAEREEVMRQLQEKKAETDVKTSLPVSSAPSVPPSSAPLQGPPSPSSSPPLSAHGLGPQAIPRRHAPVEALARQGSFRGFPALSQKTSPFKRQMSLRIGELPSTMQRKSDFPMKNTVPEMEGESDSISSLCTQITSAFSGPPEDPFSSAPMPRPATSPQSPVAPVSGTAPAFPVAAVANPPAMPPPLPARDTNPWAKIPAGAPASAHPAAGGDWTSPVIVASSPSSSPALPSHRRTPSEADRWLEEVTKSVRAPQPSPLLTPAPPAPQHSPLLAPAHHATQPFPTPVMTAPTQVAFMPSAVPLVPPRQPVYHPQPPGPYPMSNGLAYAQPSVPVVGITPSQMVANVFGSATHPQPYPPPPASLPTYDGLAPCHLSPFTKPLPPSAVISSPFQPPNGSVAFNGAESWASTAPQAPAPCPAAPPQADAFEAQWAALESRSRQRTTPSPTNPFSSELHKTFEIQL; from the exons ATGAACAAGCTACGCCAGAGTTTCCGGAGGAAGAAAGACGTGTACGTGCCTGAGTCCAGCCGGCCGCACCAGTGGCAGACGGACGAGGAGGCCGTCCGCACGGGCAAGTGCAGCTTCGCTGTCAAG taccTGGGccatgtggaggtggaggagtccaGAGGGATGCACATCTGTGAGGATGCTGTGAAGAGGCTGAAGACG GCAGGGAAGAAGGCTGTGAGGGCGGTGCTGTGGGTGTCTGCAGATGGCCTCCGTGTTGTTGATGACAAAACAAAG GACCTGATCCTGGACCAGACCATAGAGAAGGTGTCGTTCTGCGCTCCGGACCGTAACTTTGAGCGTGCGTTCTCCTACATCTGCAGGGACGGCACCACCCGCCGCTGGATCTGTCACTGCTTCATGGCCATCAAAGACTCC GGAGAGCGTCTGAGCCATGCCGTGGGCTGTGCCTTCGCCGCCTGTCTGGAGCGCAAGCAGAAAAGGGAGAAGGAGTGCGGCGTCACGGCAACCTTCGACGCCAACAGAACCACCTTCACCCGCGAGGGCTCCTTCCGCGTCACCACGGCGACAGAGGCGGCCGAGCGGGAGGAAGTGATGAGACAGCTGCAGGAGAAGAAAG ccgagACGGACGTCAAGACGTCACTTCCTGTGAGCTCGGCCCCGAGCGTGCCCCCCTCCTCGGCCCCCCTCCaggggcccccctccccctcctcgtctcccCCCCTGTCCGCGCATGGCCTCGGGCCCCAGGCCATCCCCCGCAGGCACGCCCCTGTGGAGGCGCTGGCCCGCCAGGGCTCGTTCCGAGGCTTCCCGGCGCTCAGCCAGAAGACCTCGCCCTTCAAGCGCCAAATGTCACTGCGCATCGGCGAGCTGCCATCCACTATGCAGCGCAAGTCTGACTTCCCCATGAAGAACACAG TGCCGGAGATGGAGGGCGAGAGCGACAGCATCAGCTCTCTGTGCACCCAGATCACCTCCGCGTTCAGCGGGCCGCCCGAAGACCCTTTCTCCTCAGCGCCCATGCCCAGACCTGCCACCTCGCCCCAGTCTCCCGTCGCCCCAG TGAGTGGAACAGCGCCTGCCTTCCCTGTTGCTGCTGTAGCTAACCCCCCTGCAATGCCCCCTCCACTGCCTGCCCGAGACACTAACCCCTGGGCCAAGATCCCAGCGGGGGCCCCTGCCTCGGCCCACCCAG CCGCAGGAGGTGATTGGACGAGCCCGGTGATCGTGGCCTCGTCCCCCTCGTCCTCGCCCGCACTGCCCTCCCACAGACGCACGCCGTCAGAGGCCGACCGCTGGCTGGAGGAAGTCACAAAGTCAGTCCGTGCCCCCCAGCCTTCCCCCCTActgaccccagccccacctgccccccagCACTCACCCCTCCTGGCTCCAGCCCACCACGCCACCCAGCCCTTCCCCACCCCCGTGATGACAGCCCCCACCCAGGTGGCCTTCATGCCCTCCGCGGTGCCCCTGGTGCCTCCCCGCCAGCCCGTCTACCACCCCCAACCTCCGGGTCCTTACCCCATGTCCAACGGGCTGGCCTATGCCCAGCCCAGTGTACCCGTGGTGGGCATCACTCCCTCCCAGATGGTGGCCAACGTGTTCGGCTCGGCCACGCATCCCCAGCCCTACCCTCCCCCCCCGGCCTCGTTACCCACGTACGACGGCCTCGCTCCCTGCCACCTCAGCCCCTTCACCAAGCCCCTCCCACCTTCCGCCGTCATCTCCAGCCCCTTCCAGCCTCCCAACGGCAGTGTAGCCTTCAACGGCGCCGAGAGCTGGGCCTCCACCGCTCCCCAGGCCCCTGCACCCTGCCCCGCGGCCCCGCCCCAGGCCGACGCCTTCGAGGCGCAGTGGGCCGCCCTGGAGAGCCGCTCCCGCCAGCGCACCACGCCCTCACCCACAAACCCCTTTTCAAGCGAGCTGCACAAGACCTTCGAGATCCAGCTATAG
- the numb gene encoding protein numb homolog isoform X1: protein MNKLRQSFRRKKDVYVPESSRPHQWQTDEEAVRTGKCSFAVKYLGHVEVEESRGMHICEDAVKRLKTDRKFFKGFFTKAGKKAVRAVLWVSADGLRVVDDKTKDLILDQTIEKVSFCAPDRNFERAFSYICRDGTTRRWICHCFMAIKDSGERLSHAVGCAFAACLERKQKREKECGVTATFDANRTTFTREGSFRVTTATEAAEREEVMRQLQEKKAETDVKTSLPVSSAPSVPPSSAPLQGPPSPSSSPPLSAHGLGPQAIPRRHAPVEALARQGSFRGFPALSQKTSPFKRQMSLRIGELPSTMQRKSDFPMKNTVPEMEGESDSISSLCTQITSAFSGPPEDPFSSAPMPRPATSPQSPVAPVSGTAPAFPVAAVANPPAMPPPLPARDTNPWAKIPAGAPASAHPAAGGDWTSPVIVASSPSSSPALPSHRRTPSEADRWLEEVTKSVRAPQPSPLLTPAPPAPQHSPLLAPAHHATQPFPTPVMTAPTQVAFMPSAVPLVPPRQPVYHPQPPGPYPMSNGLAYAQPSVPVVGITPSQMVANVFGSATHPQPYPPPPASLPTYDGLAPCHLSPFTKPLPPSAVISSPFQPPNGSVAFNGAESWASTAPQAPAPCPAAPPQADAFEAQWAALESRSRQRTTPSPTNPFSSELHKTFEIQL from the exons ATGAACAAGCTACGCCAGAGTTTCCGGAGGAAGAAAGACGTGTACGTGCCTGAGTCCAGCCGGCCGCACCAGTGGCAGACGGACGAGGAGGCCGTCCGCACGGGCAAGTGCAGCTTCGCTGTCAAG taccTGGGccatgtggaggtggaggagtccaGAGGGATGCACATCTGTGAGGATGCTGTGAAGAGGCTGAAGACG GACAGGAAATTCTTCAAGGGCTTCTTTACAAAA GCAGGGAAGAAGGCTGTGAGGGCGGTGCTGTGGGTGTCTGCAGATGGCCTCCGTGTTGTTGATGACAAAACAAAG GACCTGATCCTGGACCAGACCATAGAGAAGGTGTCGTTCTGCGCTCCGGACCGTAACTTTGAGCGTGCGTTCTCCTACATCTGCAGGGACGGCACCACCCGCCGCTGGATCTGTCACTGCTTCATGGCCATCAAAGACTCC GGAGAGCGTCTGAGCCATGCCGTGGGCTGTGCCTTCGCCGCCTGTCTGGAGCGCAAGCAGAAAAGGGAGAAGGAGTGCGGCGTCACGGCAACCTTCGACGCCAACAGAACCACCTTCACCCGCGAGGGCTCCTTCCGCGTCACCACGGCGACAGAGGCGGCCGAGCGGGAGGAAGTGATGAGACAGCTGCAGGAGAAGAAAG ccgagACGGACGTCAAGACGTCACTTCCTGTGAGCTCGGCCCCGAGCGTGCCCCCCTCCTCGGCCCCCCTCCaggggcccccctccccctcctcgtctcccCCCCTGTCCGCGCATGGCCTCGGGCCCCAGGCCATCCCCCGCAGGCACGCCCCTGTGGAGGCGCTGGCCCGCCAGGGCTCGTTCCGAGGCTTCCCGGCGCTCAGCCAGAAGACCTCGCCCTTCAAGCGCCAAATGTCACTGCGCATCGGCGAGCTGCCATCCACTATGCAGCGCAAGTCTGACTTCCCCATGAAGAACACAG TGCCGGAGATGGAGGGCGAGAGCGACAGCATCAGCTCTCTGTGCACCCAGATCACCTCCGCGTTCAGCGGGCCGCCCGAAGACCCTTTCTCCTCAGCGCCCATGCCCAGACCTGCCACCTCGCCCCAGTCTCCCGTCGCCCCAG TGAGTGGAACAGCGCCTGCCTTCCCTGTTGCTGCTGTAGCTAACCCCCCTGCAATGCCCCCTCCACTGCCTGCCCGAGACACTAACCCCTGGGCCAAGATCCCAGCGGGGGCCCCTGCCTCGGCCCACCCAG CCGCAGGAGGTGATTGGACGAGCCCGGTGATCGTGGCCTCGTCCCCCTCGTCCTCGCCCGCACTGCCCTCCCACAGACGCACGCCGTCAGAGGCCGACCGCTGGCTGGAGGAAGTCACAAAGTCAGTCCGTGCCCCCCAGCCTTCCCCCCTActgaccccagccccacctgccccccagCACTCACCCCTCCTGGCTCCAGCCCACCACGCCACCCAGCCCTTCCCCACCCCCGTGATGACAGCCCCCACCCAGGTGGCCTTCATGCCCTCCGCGGTGCCCCTGGTGCCTCCCCGCCAGCCCGTCTACCACCCCCAACCTCCGGGTCCTTACCCCATGTCCAACGGGCTGGCCTATGCCCAGCCCAGTGTACCCGTGGTGGGCATCACTCCCTCCCAGATGGTGGCCAACGTGTTCGGCTCGGCCACGCATCCCCAGCCCTACCCTCCCCCCCCGGCCTCGTTACCCACGTACGACGGCCTCGCTCCCTGCCACCTCAGCCCCTTCACCAAGCCCCTCCCACCTTCCGCCGTCATCTCCAGCCCCTTCCAGCCTCCCAACGGCAGTGTAGCCTTCAACGGCGCCGAGAGCTGGGCCTCCACCGCTCCCCAGGCCCCTGCACCCTGCCCCGCGGCCCCGCCCCAGGCCGACGCCTTCGAGGCGCAGTGGGCCGCCCTGGAGAGCCGCTCCCGCCAGCGCACCACGCCCTCACCCACAAACCCCTTTTCAAGCGAGCTGCACAAGACCTTCGAGATCCAGCTATAG
- the numb gene encoding protein numb homolog isoform X3: MNKLRQSFRRKKDVYVPESSRPHQWQTDEEAVRTGKCSFAVKYLGHVEVEESRGMHICEDAVKRLKTDRKFFKGFFTKAGKKAVRAVLWVSADGLRVVDDKTKDLILDQTIEKVSFCAPDRNFERAFSYICRDGTTRRWICHCFMAIKDSGERLSHAVGCAFAACLERKQKREKECGVTATFDANRTTFTREGSFRVTTATEAAEREEVMRQLQEKKAETDVKTSLPVSSAPSVPPSSAPLQGPPSPSSSPPLSAHGLGPQAIPRRHAPVEALARQGSFRGFPALSQKTSPFKRQMSLRIGELPSTMQRKSDFPMKNTVPEMEGESDSISSLCTQITSAFSGPPEDPFSSAPMPRPATSPQSPVAPAAGGDWTSPVIVASSPSSSPALPSHRRTPSEADRWLEEVTKSVRAPQPSPLLTPAPPAPQHSPLLAPAHHATQPFPTPVMTAPTQVAFMPSAVPLVPPRQPVYHPQPPGPYPMSNGLAYAQPSVPVVGITPSQMVANVFGSATHPQPYPPPPASLPTYDGLAPCHLSPFTKPLPPSAVISSPFQPPNGSVAFNGAESWASTAPQAPAPCPAAPPQADAFEAQWAALESRSRQRTTPSPTNPFSSELHKTFEIQL; this comes from the exons ATGAACAAGCTACGCCAGAGTTTCCGGAGGAAGAAAGACGTGTACGTGCCTGAGTCCAGCCGGCCGCACCAGTGGCAGACGGACGAGGAGGCCGTCCGCACGGGCAAGTGCAGCTTCGCTGTCAAG taccTGGGccatgtggaggtggaggagtccaGAGGGATGCACATCTGTGAGGATGCTGTGAAGAGGCTGAAGACG GACAGGAAATTCTTCAAGGGCTTCTTTACAAAA GCAGGGAAGAAGGCTGTGAGGGCGGTGCTGTGGGTGTCTGCAGATGGCCTCCGTGTTGTTGATGACAAAACAAAG GACCTGATCCTGGACCAGACCATAGAGAAGGTGTCGTTCTGCGCTCCGGACCGTAACTTTGAGCGTGCGTTCTCCTACATCTGCAGGGACGGCACCACCCGCCGCTGGATCTGTCACTGCTTCATGGCCATCAAAGACTCC GGAGAGCGTCTGAGCCATGCCGTGGGCTGTGCCTTCGCCGCCTGTCTGGAGCGCAAGCAGAAAAGGGAGAAGGAGTGCGGCGTCACGGCAACCTTCGACGCCAACAGAACCACCTTCACCCGCGAGGGCTCCTTCCGCGTCACCACGGCGACAGAGGCGGCCGAGCGGGAGGAAGTGATGAGACAGCTGCAGGAGAAGAAAG ccgagACGGACGTCAAGACGTCACTTCCTGTGAGCTCGGCCCCGAGCGTGCCCCCCTCCTCGGCCCCCCTCCaggggcccccctccccctcctcgtctcccCCCCTGTCCGCGCATGGCCTCGGGCCCCAGGCCATCCCCCGCAGGCACGCCCCTGTGGAGGCGCTGGCCCGCCAGGGCTCGTTCCGAGGCTTCCCGGCGCTCAGCCAGAAGACCTCGCCCTTCAAGCGCCAAATGTCACTGCGCATCGGCGAGCTGCCATCCACTATGCAGCGCAAGTCTGACTTCCCCATGAAGAACACAG TGCCGGAGATGGAGGGCGAGAGCGACAGCATCAGCTCTCTGTGCACCCAGATCACCTCCGCGTTCAGCGGGCCGCCCGAAGACCCTTTCTCCTCAGCGCCCATGCCCAGACCTGCCACCTCGCCCCAGTCTCCCGTCGCCCCAG CCGCAGGAGGTGATTGGACGAGCCCGGTGATCGTGGCCTCGTCCCCCTCGTCCTCGCCCGCACTGCCCTCCCACAGACGCACGCCGTCAGAGGCCGACCGCTGGCTGGAGGAAGTCACAAAGTCAGTCCGTGCCCCCCAGCCTTCCCCCCTActgaccccagccccacctgccccccagCACTCACCCCTCCTGGCTCCAGCCCACCACGCCACCCAGCCCTTCCCCACCCCCGTGATGACAGCCCCCACCCAGGTGGCCTTCATGCCCTCCGCGGTGCCCCTGGTGCCTCCCCGCCAGCCCGTCTACCACCCCCAACCTCCGGGTCCTTACCCCATGTCCAACGGGCTGGCCTATGCCCAGCCCAGTGTACCCGTGGTGGGCATCACTCCCTCCCAGATGGTGGCCAACGTGTTCGGCTCGGCCACGCATCCCCAGCCCTACCCTCCCCCCCCGGCCTCGTTACCCACGTACGACGGCCTCGCTCCCTGCCACCTCAGCCCCTTCACCAAGCCCCTCCCACCTTCCGCCGTCATCTCCAGCCCCTTCCAGCCTCCCAACGGCAGTGTAGCCTTCAACGGCGCCGAGAGCTGGGCCTCCACCGCTCCCCAGGCCCCTGCACCCTGCCCCGCGGCCCCGCCCCAGGCCGACGCCTTCGAGGCGCAGTGGGCCGCCCTGGAGAGCCGCTCCCGCCAGCGCACCACGCCCTCACCCACAAACCCCTTTTCAAGCGAGCTGCACAAGACCTTCGAGATCCAGCTATAG